In Flavobacterium sp. WV_118_3, one DNA window encodes the following:
- a CDS encoding NAD(P)H-hydrate dehydratase, protein MDNLIKVDKNVVLQRFHPIGKFSHKGIQGHALIIGGSYGKIGAPCLSAKACLKSGAGLVTAYIPKCGYEIMQTALPEVMVETDDYPTHIRAIETKLKIQAVGIGIGIGQHLETQQAVFHFLKLNKAPLVIDADGINILSENKEWLEFLPSKTILTPHVKELERLIGAWKNEADKMEKVKTLSKTFDIVMVIKGAPSRIVYQDQVFENTTGNQSLATAGSGDVLTGIITGLLAQAYDPVDAAVTGVFIHGLTADIALPELGYHAFVASDSIAYLGKAFHTLYE, encoded by the coding sequence ATGGACAATCTGATAAAAGTCGATAAAAACGTAGTACTACAGCGGTTTCATCCCATTGGTAAATTTTCGCATAAAGGCATACAGGGACATGCTTTGATCATCGGTGGAAGTTATGGTAAAATAGGTGCGCCTTGCTTGTCGGCTAAAGCCTGTTTAAAATCCGGAGCAGGACTGGTAACAGCCTATATTCCCAAATGTGGTTATGAAATTATGCAGACGGCACTTCCGGAAGTTATGGTGGAAACCGACGATTATCCGACACATATCCGGGCGATCGAAACGAAATTAAAAATACAGGCGGTTGGAATCGGTATCGGAATTGGTCAGCATCTCGAAACCCAACAGGCTGTCTTTCATTTCTTAAAACTAAATAAAGCGCCTTTGGTAATCGATGCCGACGGGATTAATATTCTATCGGAAAACAAAGAATGGCTGGAATTTTTACCGTCTAAAACCATTTTGACACCGCATGTAAAAGAATTGGAGCGGCTGATAGGCGCCTGGAAAAACGAAGCGGATAAAATGGAAAAAGTGAAAACACTTTCCAAAACTTTCGACATTGTAATGGTGATTAAAGGGGCACCATCGCGTATCGTTTATCAGGATCAGGTTTTTGAAAATACAACCGGGAACCAGTCTTTGGCAACTGCAGGAAGCGGCGATGTATTAACGGGGATTATAACCGGCCTGTTGGCGCAGGCTTATGATCCGGTGGATGCGGCTGTTACCGGCGTTTTTATTCATGGGCTGACGGCCGATATTGCTTTGCCGGAATTGGGCTATCATGCATTTGTGGCTTCCGATAGCATTGCGTATCTCGGGAAAGCGTTCCATACATTATATGAATAA
- the thrA gene encoding bifunctional aspartate kinase/homoserine dehydrogenase I has translation MKVLKFGGTSVANEQNIKQAIAVIQNISGKKVVVVSAMGGVTDSLSEAINQAKNRDLRYKNILNELQKRHYEVVQKLLPDQDNGELQSYIESGFVTITSLLDGCFLLGELSAKTNDTILSYGELFASRILFAKLQSDAGKVAYCDSRELIKTNEQFGNATVDFETSNYAIQYYFDKNQANSTILPGFIAESHNGHTTTLGRGGSDYTAAVITASLDASELQIWTDVSGMFTANPKLVKQARAIAEISYKEAMELSHFGAKVLYAPTLQPVLNKNIPVFIKNTFNPEAPGTHIAPNCASNNESVKGISHIENIALLTLEGSGLIGVAGISEKLFGAVAREGINIVFITQASSEHSICIGIAEEHAQRAKKAIDMAFRYEIRLQKIKPVLLEKELSIIALVGENMKNHQGLSGKMFSTLGKNNVNVRAIAQGASERNISAVIDKKDVVKALNVLHECFFEDDIKQLHLFICGVGNVGGKLLEQLHQQADYLRDNLKLNLRVVGISNSRKLHFDVDGIALDNWKAALESGEDSNPEHFINRIEALNLPNSIFIDNTASEKIASLYKRFLAQNVAVVTCNKIACSSEYSEYEQLKKLSKKYNAPFLFETNVGAGLPIIDTLKNLIASGDKVHHIQAVLSGSLNFIFNNFKSGKSFHDIVLQAQQEGYTEPNPKLDLSGIDVMRKILILIRESGYPMEIDAIANDSFLPDPVIQAESTAAFFESLQQHAPHFEALYNQAEQQSCRLKYVARFENGKASVGLQYINKEHPFYHLEGKDNIVLFYTDRYAEQPLQIKGAGAGAAVTASGVFADVIRIGNL, from the coding sequence ATGAAAGTATTAAAATTTGGAGGTACTTCTGTCGCGAACGAACAGAATATCAAACAGGCTATCGCAGTAATACAAAATATATCCGGGAAAAAAGTAGTGGTCGTATCGGCTATGGGCGGTGTTACCGACTCGTTATCGGAAGCCATTAATCAGGCTAAAAACCGTGACCTTCGCTATAAAAACATTCTAAACGAACTTCAAAAAAGACATTATGAAGTCGTGCAAAAGCTACTCCCGGATCAGGATAATGGTGAACTGCAATCCTATATCGAATCCGGTTTTGTAACTATTACTTCCTTATTAGACGGATGCTTTTTATTAGGCGAACTATCCGCAAAAACGAACGATACCATCCTGTCTTACGGAGAATTATTTGCCTCCCGAATCCTCTTTGCAAAATTACAATCCGATGCCGGCAAAGTTGCCTATTGCGACAGTCGGGAACTGATCAAAACCAACGAACAATTTGGAAACGCCACAGTTGATTTCGAAACCAGCAATTATGCCATCCAGTATTATTTCGATAAAAACCAGGCCAATAGCACCATACTTCCCGGTTTTATAGCCGAGTCCCATAATGGGCATACTACAACGCTTGGTCGTGGTGGCTCCGATTATACTGCTGCTGTCATTACGGCTTCACTCGATGCCAGCGAGTTACAAATATGGACTGACGTAAGCGGAATGTTCACTGCCAATCCAAAACTCGTAAAGCAAGCCCGTGCCATTGCCGAAATCAGCTATAAAGAGGCGATGGAATTGTCACATTTTGGGGCCAAGGTTCTCTATGCGCCAACTTTACAACCAGTACTCAACAAGAACATTCCGGTTTTTATCAAAAATACTTTTAATCCGGAAGCCCCGGGAACCCATATTGCCCCCAATTGCGCCTCCAACAACGAATCCGTGAAAGGAATTAGTCATATCGAAAATATCGCCCTGCTAACACTGGAAGGATCGGGGCTGATAGGCGTGGCCGGAATATCCGAAAAACTTTTCGGAGCCGTTGCCCGCGAAGGAATTAATATTGTATTCATTACTCAGGCATCCTCAGAGCATTCCATTTGTATCGGAATAGCGGAAGAACATGCCCAACGTGCCAAGAAAGCTATTGATATGGCTTTCCGATACGAAATCCGATTGCAAAAAATCAAACCGGTTCTTCTGGAAAAAGAGCTTAGTATTATCGCATTGGTTGGCGAAAACATGAAAAATCACCAGGGACTGAGTGGTAAAATGTTTAGCACATTGGGAAAGAACAACGTCAATGTACGCGCCATTGCACAAGGTGCTTCCGAACGCAATATTTCGGCTGTTATCGATAAAAAAGATGTTGTCAAAGCACTGAATGTACTGCACGAATGTTTTTTTGAAGATGATATCAAACAGTTGCATCTCTTTATTTGTGGCGTGGGCAATGTAGGCGGAAAATTACTCGAACAACTGCACCAGCAAGCGGATTATTTACGGGATAACCTGAAATTAAACCTCCGTGTTGTTGGGATTTCCAATTCCCGTAAACTGCATTTTGATGTAGATGGTATTGCGCTCGACAACTGGAAAGCCGCACTGGAATCGGGCGAAGACAGCAACCCGGAACACTTTATAAACCGGATTGAAGCATTAAATCTTCCGAACAGTATTTTTATCGACAATACCGCTTCCGAAAAAATAGCATCACTTTACAAACGATTCCTCGCGCAAAACGTCGCTGTGGTTACCTGTAATAAAATTGCCTGTTCCTCGGAATATTCCGAATACGAGCAATTAAAAAAGCTATCCAAAAAATACAATGCGCCTTTCCTGTTCGAAACCAATGTCGGTGCGGGATTGCCTATTATCGATACTTTAAAAAACCTAATTGCATCGGGTGACAAAGTACATCATATTCAAGCGGTTTTATCGGGTAGTTTAAACTTTATCTTTAATAACTTTAAATCCGGTAAAAGCTTTCATGATATTGTCCTTCAGGCACAACAGGAAGGGTACACCGAACCCAATCCGAAGCTCGATCTGAGTGGTATCGATGTGATGCGGAAAATCCTGATTCTGATTCGGGAAAGCGGTTATCCGATGGAAATCGACGCAATTGCAAACGATTCTTTTTTACCGGATCCTGTTATACAAGCCGAATCTACAGCTGCATTTTTCGAATCATTACAACAGCATGCCCCGCATTTTGAAGCGTTATATAACCAAGCCGAGCAGCAATCCTGTCGTTTAAAATATGTCGCCCGATTTGAAAACGGAAAAGCCAGCGTAGGGCTGCAATATATCAACAAAGAGCATCCGTTTTATCATTTGGAAGGCAAAGACAACATTGTTTTGTTTTATACCGATCGCTATGCCGAACAACCCTTACAGATTAAAGGTGCCGGAGCCGGAGCCGCTGTAACCGCATCGGGAGTTTTTGCCGATGTGATACGAATTGGAAACCTTTAA